The proteins below come from a single Sphingomonas carotinifaciens genomic window:
- the gcvPB gene encoding aminomethyl-transferring glycine dehydrogenase subunit GcvPB, whose amino-acid sequence MTINQSGWKPSAPEAKDGGAPATFTGNKALMLEEALIFEIGSTDTTGVDIVPAPKAASRLGGLTRDAAIGLPGLSEPETVRHYTRLSRQNYAIDLGLFPLGSCTMKHNPRLNEKMARLPGFSDVHPLAPVDTVQGALEVIHQLAHWLVTLTGMTSVAMSPKAGAHGELCGILAIKAALEKRGEGHRKVILVPESAHGTNPATAAFAGFKVEDIPATADGRVDSEALKARLGPDVAGVMITNPNTCGLFERDLKDISDAVHAAGGYVYCDGANFNAIVGRVRPGDLGVDAMHINLHKTFSTPHGGGGPGSGPVVFSEALTPFAPLPFVEKTGEGFRLVEEETADEHHADSFGRMVAFHGQMGMFTRALTYILSHGADGLRQVAEDAVLNANYVLRSLENTLDAPFANSGPCMHEAIFSDEGLADGFSTIDIAKALIDEGFHPMTMYFPLVVHGAMLVEPTETESKAALDQFIGALRSVAERAKAGDASLKTAPHFAPRARLDETQAARKPVLVWKETLAKAAE is encoded by the coding sequence ATGACGATCAACCAGAGCGGCTGGAAGCCCAGCGCACCCGAGGCCAAGGACGGCGGCGCGCCTGCCACCTTCACCGGCAATAAGGCGCTGATGCTCGAAGAGGCGCTGATCTTCGAGATCGGGTCCACCGACACGACGGGCGTCGATATCGTGCCCGCGCCCAAGGCGGCGAGCCGCCTCGGCGGCCTGACGCGCGACGCCGCGATCGGCCTGCCCGGCCTGTCCGAGCCGGAAACGGTGCGCCATTATACGCGCCTGTCGCGCCAGAACTACGCGATCGATCTCGGCCTGTTCCCGCTGGGATCGTGCACGATGAAGCACAATCCGCGGCTGAACGAGAAGATGGCGCGCCTGCCCGGCTTCTCCGACGTGCACCCGCTGGCACCGGTCGACACGGTGCAGGGCGCGCTGGAGGTGATCCATCAGCTCGCCCACTGGCTGGTGACGCTGACCGGCATGACCTCGGTCGCGATGAGCCCCAAGGCGGGCGCACATGGCGAACTGTGCGGCATATTGGCGATCAAGGCGGCGCTGGAGAAGCGGGGCGAGGGGCATCGCAAGGTCATCCTGGTTCCCGAATCGGCGCACGGCACCAATCCGGCGACCGCGGCGTTCGCGGGCTTCAAGGTCGAGGATATTCCCGCGACCGCCGATGGCCGGGTCGACAGCGAGGCGCTCAAGGCTCGCCTCGGCCCCGACGTGGCGGGCGTGATGATCACCAACCCGAACACCTGCGGCCTATTCGAGCGCGACCTGAAGGACATTTCCGACGCGGTCCATGCCGCGGGCGGCTATGTCTATTGCGACGGGGCGAACTTCAACGCGATCGTCGGGCGCGTGCGCCCGGGCGACCTCGGCGTCGATGCGATGCACATCAACCTGCACAAGACCTTTTCCACCCCGCATGGTGGCGGCGGGCCGGGTTCGGGGCCGGTGGTGTTCTCCGAAGCGCTGACCCCGTTCGCCCCGCTGCCCTTTGTCGAGAAGACCGGCGAAGGCTTCCGCCTGGTCGAGGAGGAGACGGCGGACGAGCATCATGCCGACAGCTTCGGCCGCATGGTCGCCTTCCACGGCCAGATGGGCATGTTCACCCGCGCGCTGACCTATATCCTCAGCCACGGCGCGGACGGTCTGCGCCAGGTCGCCGAGGACGCGGTGCTGAACGCCAATTACGTGCTGCGCAGCCTGGAGAACACGCTGGACGCGCCCTTCGCGAACAGCGGTCCGTGCATGCATGAGGCGATCTTCTCCGACGAAGGGCTGGCGGACGGCTTTTCGACGATCGACATCGCCAAGGCGCTGATCGACGAGGGTTTCCACCCGATGACCATGTACTTCCCGCTGGTGGTGCACGGTGCGATGCTGGTGGAGCCGACCGAGACCGAGTCGAAGGCCGCGCTCGACCAGTTCATCGGCGCGCTGCGCTCGGTGGCGGAGCGGGCCAAGGCGGGCGACGCCTCGCTGAAGACCGCGCCGCACTTCGCGCCGCGTGCCCGGCTCGACGAGACGCAGGCCGCCCGCAAGCCGGTGCTGGTCTGGAAGGAAACGCTCGCCAAGGCCGCGGAATAA
- a CDS encoding ribonuclease R family protein: MKKPKQGLPTREQILAFIETSDQPAGKREIARAFGLVAQDKIALKALLKDMGDEGLIDSAPGRAFHRMGGLPRVTVLRVADVDDAGTIWAVPERWEAEDAPPPRLRVRERKRGSLGIGDRVLARTEQDERGWTAHPMKTLPRASEQVLGVLREEGGRLWLTGVEKKERREFLVADAGDAGPGDLVLAEKAGRPPRVTVRVTERLGDPFAPRSFSLIAIHRHEIPDQFKPETLEEATRVAAQPLGDDREDLRALPIVAIDPADARDHDDAVWAAPDDDPANPGGWKAVVAIADVSFYVRPGSALDQDARRRGNSVYFPDRVVPMLPEILSAEVCSLKEGENRAALACHLQVGRDGTLKGWRFSRAVVRIAANIAYEDAQAAIDGTVPHALTETALRPLWDCWAALAKARDAREPLDLDLPERRVVLDEKGRILSVAPRERLDAHRLIEDYMIAANVAAAKALEARKAPVMYRVHEPPSREKLAALKDYLETFDVAFTLGQVIRPATFNRVLERVGDADFRPQVMEQVLRTQTQAYYAPANHGHFGLSLGSYAHFTSPIRRYADLVVHRALVAAYALGPGGVKPDPAEMDRIGEGISRLERRAMEAERETIDRYVAAYLSEHIGSIVEVRVTGVQNYGLFATVEGIGGDGLLAVRDLGGEYFRYDESARTLTGEDSGDQYTLGQRLSLRLAEANPVSGALRFELPEGGGGGAPPERDGRRGRGHPRVLKRRGRPGNIRHNGRRR; the protein is encoded by the coding sequence ATGAAGAAGCCGAAACAGGGCCTGCCCACCCGCGAACAGATCCTCGCCTTTATCGAGACATCCGACCAGCCCGCCGGCAAGCGGGAGATCGCGCGCGCCTTTGGCCTCGTCGCGCAGGACAAGATCGCGCTGAAGGCGCTGCTCAAGGACATGGGGGACGAGGGGCTGATCGACAGCGCCCCCGGCCGCGCCTTCCACCGCATGGGTGGACTGCCCCGCGTCACGGTGCTGCGCGTCGCCGATGTCGACGATGCCGGCACTATCTGGGCCGTTCCGGAGCGTTGGGAGGCCGAGGACGCGCCGCCGCCGCGCCTGAGGGTGCGCGAGCGCAAGCGGGGCAGCCTGGGGATCGGCGATCGGGTGCTGGCGCGGACCGAGCAGGACGAGCGGGGATGGACCGCGCATCCGATGAAGACGCTGCCGCGTGCGTCGGAGCAGGTGCTGGGCGTGCTGCGCGAGGAAGGCGGGCGGCTGTGGCTGACCGGCGTCGAGAAGAAGGAGCGGCGCGAGTTCCTCGTCGCCGACGCGGGCGATGCGGGTCCTGGCGACCTGGTGCTGGCCGAAAAGGCAGGGCGGCCGCCGCGCGTCACGGTGCGCGTGACCGAGCGGCTGGGCGATCCGTTCGCCCCGCGCAGCTTCTCGCTGATCGCGATCCACCGCCACGAGATCCCCGACCAATTCAAGCCCGAGACGCTGGAGGAAGCGACACGTGTCGCCGCACAGCCGCTGGGCGACGATCGCGAGGATCTGCGTGCGCTGCCCATCGTCGCGATCGACCCGGCGGATGCGCGCGACCATGACGATGCGGTCTGGGCCGCCCCCGACGACGACCCCGCCAATCCCGGCGGGTGGAAGGCGGTGGTCGCGATCGCCGATGTCAGCTTCTATGTACGCCCCGGCTCCGCGCTGGATCAGGACGCCCGGCGCCGCGGCAACTCGGTCTATTTCCCCGACCGCGTCGTGCCGATGCTGCCCGAAATCCTGTCCGCCGAGGTGTGTTCGCTGAAGGAAGGCGAGAACCGGGCCGCGCTCGCCTGCCACCTTCAGGTCGGCCGCGACGGCACGTTGAAGGGCTGGCGCTTCAGCCGTGCCGTTGTCCGCATCGCCGCCAACATCGCCTATGAGGATGCGCAGGCGGCGATCGACGGCACGGTGCCACATGCATTGACCGAGACGGCGCTGCGCCCGCTATGGGATTGCTGGGCAGCACTCGCCAAGGCGCGCGATGCACGCGAGCCGCTGGACCTCGATCTGCCGGAACGCCGCGTGGTGCTGGACGAAAAGGGCCGCATCCTGTCGGTCGCGCCGCGCGAGCGGCTGGATGCGCACCGCCTGATCGAGGATTACATGATCGCCGCCAATGTCGCGGCGGCCAAGGCGCTGGAAGCGCGCAAGGCGCCCGTCATGTACCGGGTCCACGAACCGCCCTCGCGCGAGAAGCTGGCGGCGCTGAAGGATTATCTGGAAACCTTCGACGTCGCCTTCACCCTTGGACAGGTGATCCGCCCGGCGACGTTCAACCGGGTGCTGGAGCGTGTCGGCGATGCCGATTTCCGCCCGCAGGTGATGGAACAGGTGCTGCGTACCCAGACCCAGGCCTATTATGCGCCGGCCAATCACGGCCATTTCGGCCTGTCGCTGGGCAGCTACGCGCATTTCACCTCGCCGATTCGCCGCTATGCCGATCTGGTCGTCCACCGCGCGCTGGTCGCCGCCTATGCGCTCGGTCCCGGCGGTGTGAAGCCCGATCCGGCCGAGATGGACCGCATCGGCGAGGGGATCAGCCGGCTGGAGCGCCGCGCGATGGAGGCCGAGCGCGAGACGATCGACCGCTATGTCGCGGCCTATCTGTCCGAGCATATCGGCAGCATCGTCGAGGTGCGGGTGACGGGCGTGCAGAATTACGGTCTGTTCGCCACGGTCGAGGGCATTGGCGGCGATGGCCTGCTGGCGGTTCGCGACCTGGGTGGCGAGTATTTTCGCTATGACGAGTCGGCCCGGACGCTGACCGGGGAGGATAGCGGCGACCAGTATACGCTGGGCCAGCGCCTGTCGCTGCGACTGGCGGAGGCCAATCCGGTATCCGGTGCGCTGCGCTTCGAACTGCCCGAAGGCGGCGGGGGCGGCGCGCCACCGGAACGCGACGGCAGGCGCGGGCGCGGCCATCCCCGCGTGCTGAAGCGGCGCGGACGCCCCGGCAATATCCGGCACAACGGGCGCCGGCGTTAA
- the gcvPA gene encoding aminomethyl-transferring glycine dehydrogenase subunit GcvPA has protein sequence MRYLPLTDTDRGAMLSVIGASSVDDLFVDVPEAARLSGPIAGLPNHASELAVERHMTALARKNTVAGEVPFFLGCGAYRHHVPASVDHMIQRGEFLTAYTPYQPEIAQGTLQMLFEFQTQVARLLGTDVANASMYDGSTACWEAIGMARRITKRGKAILSSGLHPHYVSVAKTMAKYTGDALETSAPTLTAETDIDALIAAIDGDTSCVVVQYPDILGRIADLTPLADACHANKALLIAVVTEPVALGAIRSPGEMDADIVVGEGQSLGVGLQFGGPYVGLFGCKDKYVRQMPGRLCGETVDADGKRGFVLTLSTREQHIRREKATSNICTNSGLCALAFSIHMTLLGEKGLRDLAGLNHALAVHAAERLAQVPGVSLVNDAFFNEFTVTLPVEARPVVRTLAERGVLAGVSLGRLYPGEDALANGLVIAVTETTTAEDIETLATALQEVLA, from the coding sequence ATGCGCTACCTGCCCCTTACCGATACCGACCGCGGCGCGATGCTGTCGGTCATCGGCGCGTCCTCGGTCGACGATCTGTTCGTCGACGTACCCGAAGCCGCGCGCCTGTCCGGCCCGATCGCGGGCCTGCCGAACCACGCCTCCGAACTCGCGGTCGAGCGTCACATGACCGCGCTGGCCCGCAAGAACACGGTGGCCGGCGAGGTGCCCTTCTTCCTGGGTTGCGGTGCATACCGGCACCATGTGCCCGCCAGCGTCGACCACATGATCCAGCGCGGCGAGTTCCTGACCGCCTATACGCCCTATCAGCCGGAAATCGCGCAGGGCACGTTGCAGATGCTGTTCGAGTTCCAGACGCAGGTCGCACGCCTGCTCGGCACCGACGTCGCCAACGCCTCGATGTATGACGGCTCGACCGCCTGCTGGGAGGCGATCGGCATGGCGCGCCGCATCACCAAGCGCGGCAAGGCGATCCTGTCCTCGGGGCTGCATCCGCACTATGTCTCGGTCGCGAAGACCATGGCGAAATATACTGGCGACGCGCTGGAAACGTCCGCGCCGACGCTGACCGCCGAGACCGATATCGACGCGCTGATCGCGGCGATCGACGGCGATACGTCGTGCGTCGTCGTGCAGTATCCGGACATTCTGGGGCGCATCGCCGACCTGACGCCGCTGGCCGATGCGTGCCATGCGAACAAGGCGCTGCTGATCGCGGTCGTTACCGAGCCCGTCGCGCTGGGGGCGATCCGCTCGCCCGGCGAGATGGACGCCGATATCGTCGTAGGCGAAGGCCAGTCGCTGGGCGTCGGCCTGCAATTCGGCGGACCCTATGTCGGGCTGTTCGGGTGCAAGGACAAATATGTCCGCCAGATGCCCGGGCGGCTGTGCGGCGAGACGGTGGATGCGGACGGCAAGCGCGGCTTCGTGCTGACGCTGTCCACGCGCGAGCAGCATATCCGCCGGGAAAAGGCGACGTCGAACATCTGCACCAACTCGGGGCTGTGTGCGCTTGCCTTCTCGATCCACATGACGCTGCTGGGCGAGAAGGGGCTGCGCGATCTGGCCGGCCTCAACCATGCCCTGGCGGTACACGCGGCGGAGCGGCTGGCGCAGGTGCCGGGCGTGTCGCTCGTCAACGATGCGTTCTTCAACGAATTCACCGTGACGCTGCCGGTCGAGGCGCGCCCCGTGGTCCGCACGCTGGCGGAGCGCGGCGTGCTGGCCGGCGTGTCGCTCGGCCGGCTGTATCCGGGCGAAGACGCGCTGGCGAACGGCCTGGTGATCGCGGTCACCGAGACGACGACCGCGGAGGATATCGAAACCCTGGCCACCGCGCTGCAGGAGGTGCTGGCATGA
- a CDS encoding cytidine deaminase — translation MTQAETLIAAARAAAVHAHAPYSRFAVGAALLMKDGSIVTGANVENASYGLSLCAETVAVATASAAGRIREVVAVGVIGGAMDGTGRATGTTPVSPCGRCRQVLNEAAQLGGVNLPVHCGSAEGDAIRSYRLSELLPDAFGPADLGMG, via the coding sequence ATGACCCAAGCCGAAACGCTGATCGCCGCCGCCCGCGCCGCTGCCGTCCACGCGCATGCACCCTATTCGCGCTTCGCGGTGGGTGCCGCCTTGCTGATGAAGGACGGCAGCATCGTCACCGGTGCCAATGTCGAGAATGCCAGCTACGGCCTGTCACTCTGTGCCGAGACGGTGGCCGTTGCCACCGCCAGTGCGGCGGGCCGTATCCGGGAGGTGGTCGCCGTCGGGGTGATCGGGGGGGCGATGGACGGGACGGGCCGCGCGACCGGCACCACCCCGGTCAGCCCCTGTGGCCGTTGCCGCCAGGTCCTGAACGAAGCCGCGCAACTGGGCGGCGTCAACCTGCCCGTCCATTGCGGATCGGCAGAGGGCGATGCGATCCGCAGCTACCGCCTGTCCGAGCTGCTGCCCGACGCTTTCGGCCCGGCCGATCTGGGCATGGGGTGA
- the gcvH gene encoding glycine cleavage system protein GcvH, with protein MSRYFTQDHEWIDVDGETGIVGISDYAQGALGDIVFVDVPEEGRALSKGDEAATVESVKAASDVYAPVSGTVVEGNPALADEPALVNSDPEGEGWFFKITLSDPSELDALMNESAYADFVAKL; from the coding sequence ATGAGCCGTTATTTCACGCAGGATCATGAGTGGATCGACGTCGACGGCGAGACCGGCATCGTCGGGATCAGCGACTATGCGCAGGGTGCGCTGGGCGATATCGTGTTCGTCGACGTGCCCGAGGAAGGCCGTGCGCTCTCCAAGGGTGACGAGGCCGCGACGGTCGAGTCGGTCAAGGCCGCGTCGGACGTGTATGCGCCGGTTTCCGGCACGGTGGTCGAGGGCAATCCCGCGCTCGCCGACGAGCCCGCGCTGGTGAACAGCGATCCCGAGGGCGAGGGATGGTTCTTCAAGATCACGCTGTCCGATCCGTCGGAGCTGGACGCGCTGATGAACGAATCCGCCTACGCCGACTTCGTCGCCAAGCTGTAA
- a CDS encoding aminoacyl--tRNA ligase-related protein — protein MKHALSVTREQDFAAWYQSVITEADMAEDSGVRGCMVIRPWGYGIWERIQRLLDDRIKATGHENCYFPLFIPLSYFEKEAEHVEGFAKEMAVVTHHRLIPDGKGGLMPDPEAKLEEPLVVRPTSETVIGTAFSRWVQSWRDLPVLINQWANVVRWEMRTRMFLRTAEFLWQEGHTAHASAEEAKGETLKMLEVYRSFAEDCLGVHVIAGEKPENERFPGAIETWSIEAMMQDGKALQAGTSHFLGTNFAHAQNIRFQNAEGQLELANTTSWGVSTRMIGAVIMVHGDDDGLRVPPMIAPWQVVIVPMLRDQPEDAAIVDYARELQAQLVKQSALGEPIRAMVDARPAKAATKRWGWVKKGAPIVIEIGGRDVAGGNVSVIRRDRLYREDGKLDSQVVARDAFVGDAAAMLEDIQATLHAQSVEKLRANIVPIDDWAGVEAHFAEAAKNPGWVDVRWSKPTGAALDTVVERLKALKLTIRNAPAGQTGCDDGPCIFTGAPAVERILIGRAY, from the coding sequence ATGAAACACGCGCTTTCCGTCACCCGCGAGCAGGATTTCGCCGCCTGGTATCAATCCGTCATCACCGAGGCCGACATGGCCGAGGATTCAGGCGTGCGCGGCTGCATGGTCATCCGGCCCTGGGGCTATGGCATCTGGGAGCGTATCCAGCGCCTGCTCGACGACCGGATCAAGGCGACGGGGCACGAGAATTGCTATTTCCCGCTCTTCATCCCGCTCTCCTATTTCGAAAAGGAGGCCGAGCATGTCGAGGGTTTCGCCAAGGAGATGGCGGTCGTCACGCACCACCGCCTGATCCCGGACGGCAAGGGCGGGTTGATGCCCGATCCGGAGGCGAAGCTGGAGGAGCCGCTGGTCGTGCGCCCCACCTCCGAAACGGTGATCGGCACCGCCTTTTCGCGTTGGGTGCAGTCGTGGCGCGACCTGCCCGTGCTCATCAACCAGTGGGCGAACGTCGTGCGCTGGGAAATGCGCACCCGCATGTTCCTGCGCACCGCCGAATTTCTGTGGCAGGAGGGGCATACCGCCCACGCCTCCGCCGAGGAAGCGAAGGGCGAGACGCTGAAGATGCTGGAGGTCTACCGCTCCTTTGCGGAGGATTGCCTGGGCGTCCATGTCATCGCCGGTGAGAAGCCGGAGAATGAACGCTTCCCCGGTGCGATCGAGACCTGGTCGATCGAGGCGATGATGCAGGACGGCAAGGCGCTGCAGGCGGGTACCAGCCACTTCCTGGGCACCAACTTCGCGCACGCGCAGAACATCCGTTTCCAGAATGCCGAAGGGCAGCTGGAACTGGCGAACACGACGAGCTGGGGCGTGTCGACCCGGATGATCGGTGCGGTCATCATGGTGCACGGCGACGATGACGGATTGCGCGTGCCGCCGATGATCGCGCCGTGGCAGGTCGTGATCGTTCCGATGCTGCGCGACCAGCCCGAGGATGCCGCGATCGTCGACTATGCCCGCGAATTGCAGGCGCAACTGGTGAAGCAGTCCGCACTGGGCGAGCCGATCCGCGCGATGGTCGATGCACGGCCTGCCAAGGCAGCGACCAAGCGCTGGGGCTGGGTGAAGAAGGGCGCGCCGATCGTCATCGAGATCGGTGGCCGCGACGTGGCCGGCGGCAACGTCTCGGTCATCCGCCGCGATCGCCTGTACCGCGAGGATGGCAAGCTCGACTCGCAGGTCGTCGCGCGCGACGCCTTTGTCGGCGATGCCGCGGCGATGCTGGAGGATATCCAGGCGACGCTGCATGCCCAGTCGGTCGAGAAGCTGCGCGCGAATATCGTCCCCATCGACGACTGGGCCGGCGTCGAGGCGCATTTCGCCGAGGCGGCGAAGAACCCCGGCTGGGTCGACGTGCGCTGGTCCAAGCCGACCGGCGCCGCACTCGATACCGTGGTGGAGCGGCTGAAGGCGCTGAAGCTGACGATCCGCAATGCGCCCGCGGGTCAGACGGGATGCGATGACGGCCCGTGCATCTTCACCGGCGCGCCTGCGGTGGAGCGCATCCTGATCGGTCGCGCTTACTGA
- the gcvT gene encoding glycine cleavage system aminomethyltransferase GcvT: protein MTDTQDLNVEDAPEGVDIIQTLPLDGWHRAKGGRMVAFAGYEMPIQYEGIMAEHLWTRQSAGLFDVSHMGQLVFTGEGVVQALETVLPGDLTGLGESKMRYSLLLNEEGGILDDLMVTRRTGEDGEELYIVVNGATKYDDIAYLLDQMPDDATLNLLDEQALLALQGPKAVDALARLVPGVERLVFMTAGAFDWNGTPLWISRSGYTGEDGFEISVPAEAVAALADALCAEPEVKPIGLGARDSLRLEAGLPLYGHDLDPETTPVMADLGFALSKRRREAADFAGAQRILAERENGAAVRRVGLTVAGRQPVREGASVVAEDGSVIGRVTSGGFAPTLGAPIAMAYVPAELAAPGTAVKLIQRGKLHDATVAAMPFVPHRYVRAGAK from the coding sequence GTGACCGACACGCAGGACCTGAACGTCGAGGACGCGCCCGAGGGCGTCGACATCATCCAGACATTGCCGCTGGACGGCTGGCATCGGGCAAAGGGCGGCCGCATGGTCGCCTTTGCCGGCTACGAAATGCCCATCCAGTATGAAGGCATCATGGCCGAGCATCTGTGGACGCGTCAGTCCGCCGGCCTGTTCGACGTCAGCCATATGGGCCAGCTGGTCTTCACCGGCGAAGGCGTGGTGCAGGCGCTGGAGACCGTGCTGCCGGGCGACCTGACCGGGCTGGGCGAGTCGAAGATGCGCTATTCGCTGCTGCTGAACGAAGAAGGCGGCATTCTCGACGACCTGATGGTCACGCGCCGCACCGGCGAGGATGGCGAGGAACTGTACATCGTCGTCAACGGCGCGACCAAATATGACGACATCGCCTATCTGCTCGACCAGATGCCCGACGATGCGACGCTGAACCTGCTCGACGAACAGGCGCTGCTGGCGCTGCAGGGGCCGAAGGCGGTCGATGCGCTGGCGCGTCTGGTGCCGGGTGTCGAGCGGCTGGTGTTCATGACCGCCGGTGCCTTTGACTGGAACGGCACGCCGCTGTGGATCAGCCGTTCGGGCTATACCGGCGAGGACGGATTCGAGATTTCGGTGCCGGCCGAGGCGGTCGCGGCGCTGGCCGATGCGCTGTGCGCCGAGCCGGAGGTGAAGCCGATCGGCCTTGGCGCCCGCGACTCGCTACGCCTTGAGGCGGGCCTGCCGCTTTACGGCCACGACCTCGATCCGGAAACGACGCCGGTGATGGCCGATCTGGGCTTTGCGCTTTCCAAGCGTCGCCGCGAGGCCGCCGATTTCGCAGGGGCGCAGCGTATCCTGGCCGAGCGCGAGAACGGCGCGGCCGTCCGCCGCGTCGGCCTGACCGTTGCCGGCCGCCAGCCGGTGCGCGAAGGGGCCAGCGTGGTGGCCGAGGACGGATCGGTGATCGGCCGCGTCACCTCCGGCGGGTTCGCGCCGACGCTGGGTGCCCCGATCGCCATGGCCTATGTTCCAGCCGAACTGGCCGCGCCCGGTACGGCGGTGAAGCTGATCCAGCGGGGCAAGCTGCACGACGCGACCGTCGCGGCGATGCCCTTCGTCCCCCATCGCTACGTTCGTGCAGGAGCCAAGTAA
- a CDS encoding DMT family transporter has protein sequence MPGDRVLAGIALRLLAIFFLSTMSALVKLAESRGATLFETMFWRQACALPVVLAFVARGPGGLGSLRTTRLRGHLARSMVGVVGMVFTFGAVLLLPLAEATTFQFTVPIFATILGALVLRERTGIQRWSAVLVGFAGVLVVVQPGSNDVPVGGAIVGLLAALFVALVAILLRQLRDEPSGTTVFWFSTLTLPLIAIPYAFHLKAHDLLTWANLAAIGIVGGMGQLALTGAAKMAPVSSVVPMDYSGLIWATLYGWLLFGMLPTPMTWVGAPIIIASGLFIVWREQRLGKQQTATAAPED, from the coding sequence ATGCCCGGCGATCGAGTTCTTGCTGGCATCGCATTGCGGTTGCTCGCCATCTTCTTCCTGTCCACCATGTCTGCGCTGGTAAAGCTGGCGGAAAGCCGCGGCGCGACGCTGTTCGAGACCATGTTCTGGCGACAGGCGTGCGCCCTGCCCGTTGTGCTCGCCTTCGTCGCGCGCGGCCCGGGCGGGCTGGGGTCGCTGCGCACCACGCGGCTGCGCGGGCATCTCGCGCGATCGATGGTCGGCGTCGTCGGCATGGTCTTCACCTTTGGCGCGGTGCTGCTGCTGCCGCTGGCGGAGGCGACGACCTTTCAGTTCACTGTGCCGATCTTCGCCACGATCCTGGGGGCGCTGGTGCTGCGCGAGCGGACCGGCATCCAGCGCTGGAGCGCGGTGCTGGTCGGCTTTGCCGGCGTGCTGGTGGTGGTGCAGCCGGGCAGCAACGATGTGCCGGTGGGCGGCGCGATCGTGGGGTTGCTCGCCGCATTGTTCGTCGCGCTGGTCGCGATCCTGCTGCGCCAGTTGCGCGACGAGCCATCGGGAACCACGGTCTTCTGGTTCTCGACGCTGACGCTGCCGCTGATCGCCATCCCCTATGCCTTCCATCTGAAGGCGCATGATCTGCTGACCTGGGCCAATCTCGCCGCGATCGGCATCGTCGGCGGCATGGGCCAGTTGGCGCTGACCGGCGCGGCGAAGATGGCGCCCGTCTCCAGCGTGGTGCCGATGGATTATTCGGGGCTGATCTGGGCGACGCTCTATGGCTGGCTGCTGTTCGGCATGTTGCCGACGCCGATGACCTGGGTGGGCGCGCCGATCATCATCGCCAGCGGCCTGTTTATCGTGTGGCGCGAGCAGCGTCTGGGCAAGCAGCAGACGGCCACGGCCGCGCCGGAGGATTGA
- a CDS encoding GH25 family lysozyme: MRLLLRFGAALAALGGLGVGGWSYATGWHPPTERYPLQGIDLPENPPPVEWKTLRANGADFAYLVATSGADRRDAAFEANWAALPDAGMRRGAVHLFSLCQDALAQANAFNTFVPRAGDALPAAIDISYHDDCTARPERAELVEDLQHFIQRVETHLAKPVLLRVSKAVDADYQLSGALPRPIWAMGNMLEPDYAARPWRMWRATDFRRIDGVEGPVNWNVVAP, translated from the coding sequence ATGCGTCTTCTCCTGCGATTCGGGGCTGCGCTGGCGGCACTCGGCGGGCTCGGGGTCGGCGGCTGGAGCTATGCGACCGGCTGGCATCCCCCGACCGAACGATATCCACTGCAAGGCATTGATCTGCCCGAAAACCCGCCGCCGGTGGAGTGGAAGACGCTGCGCGCGAACGGCGCGGACTTCGCCTATCTGGTCGCGACCTCGGGCGCGGATCGCCGTGATGCGGCGTTCGAGGCGAACTGGGCCGCACTGCCCGATGCCGGCATGCGGCGCGGGGCGGTGCACCTCTTCTCGCTATGCCAGGACGCACTGGCGCAGGCCAACGCCTTCAACACCTTCGTGCCTCGCGCCGGGGACGCTTTGCCCGCCGCGATCGACATCAGCTATCATGACGATTGCACCGCACGGCCCGAACGCGCCGAACTGGTGGAGGATCTGCAGCACTTTATCCAGCGGGTCGAGACGCATCTCGCCAAGCCGGTGCTGCTGCGCGTGTCAAAGGCCGTGGATGCGGATTACCAACTGTCCGGTGCGCTGCCGCGTCCGATCTGGGCGATGGGCAACATGCTGGAACCCGACTACGCCGCCCGCCCCTGGCGGATGTGGCGTGCCACCGACTTCCGCCGCATCGACGGCGTGGAAGGCCCCGTGAATTGGAACGTCGTCGCCCCATGA